A genomic segment from Macrobrachium rosenbergii isolate ZJJX-2024 chromosome 30, ASM4041242v1, whole genome shotgun sequence encodes:
- the LOC136854826 gene encoding uncharacterized protein, protein MLANALSPENFELSPDCSTCDAAITNLKKIFIQGANEVVSRHRLATQSGETTDEYLRVLHKLSIDCNFKGVSSEVYRDESIRDAFIAGISPQHIRTRLLENKTLTLSAPAADQARALELAFMDSQSDRLLSDERTPAAAVNSLPDRDYHTPVKEQIKTSDDADDDLVALAIREKCFFCGNKCHPRQKYLQRKPFVGNAVNLDTLLR, encoded by the coding sequence ATGCTTGCAAATGCGTTATCGCCTGAGAACTTTGAACTTTCACCTGATTGCTCAACTTGTGATGCCGCTATCACAAATCTGAAAAAGATTTTTATACAGGGTGCCAACGAAGTTGTTTCTCGGCATCGTCTCGCCACTCAGTCGGGAGAAACCACTGATGAGTATTTACGTGTTCTACATAAACTTAGCATTGACTGCAATTTCAAGGGCGTTTCTTCAGAGGTGTATAGAGATGAAAGTATTCGTGACGCTTTTATTGCTGGGATTTCCCCTCAGCATATTCGAACGAGATTGCTTGAAAATAAAACGCTTACTTTATCTGCTCCTGCTGCTGATCAAGCTAGAGCACTGGAACTCGCCTTCATGGACTCGCAGTCTGATagacttctttcagatgaacgcaCTCCTGCAGCCGCCGTTAATTCTCTGCCAGATCGTGATTATCATACTCCTGTTAAGGAGCAAATTAAGACGTCCGATGATGCAGATGATGATTTAGTTGCGTTGGCTATAAGGgagaaatgtttcttttgtgGAAACAAGTGTCATCCTAGACAGAAGTACCTGCAAAGGAAACCATTTGTTGGAAATGCAGTAAACCTGGACACTTTGCTAAGGTAG